The region CTTCACCGGGCTGCTGGAGGTCGAGGGCGTGTCGACGAAGGTCAACTACGGTCTGAACAAGGTGCGTTTCCCCGCCCCGGTGAAGGTCGGCTCGCGCATCCGGCTGGTCGCGAGGCTCGCCTCGGTCGAGGACGTGCCGGGCGGGGTGCAGATCGCCGTCGACGGGACGATAGAGATCGACGGCGGCGGGAAGCCCGCCGCCGTCCTCCAGAGCCTGTCGCGCTTCTACGCCTGACGGTCCACGCCGGACGGCATTTCTCCCTACCGGCCGTCCACCACGTCGACGAACACGGGGTTCGCGTAGAACCACGTGTCGACCCACGGGTCACCGTTTCCGGGCACGTGCGGAATCGGGCCGTGCGGGTCGATCGAGGCGCCCAGGTAGCCCGTACCGTTGCGGTTGCCGTCGCTGCCGCGCAGCCGGACGTAGAAGGACTCGTCGCCGGCGACCAGCGGGATGCGCAGGGTGTACGTGCCCTTGCGGCCGCTCACGTCCACCGTGCGGACGACCTTGGTGTCGGGCGCGCGCCAGTCGTCGCGGTCGGCGGCAGGTCCGCGCACCGCGCCACGGATGACGTCGACGTGCGCCAACTCCGGCAGGATCCCGTGGGGGTTGGCGCGCGAGGCGGTCGTCACGGTGACCGACAGCGTGAGCTTCTCGCCCTTGCGGACGCGGATCCGGCCACCCATGGTGACACCCGGACCGTGGTCGCAGTCCCGCTTCACCCGGACGTCGAGCCCGTCGAGCAGGTGCCCGTGGTCGAGCCAGACGCGGCCCGCGCGCAGGCCCGCCATCACGGCGCGGTAGCCGTAGCGGGTCACGCCCACGTGGGTGCGGCTGAACTGGCCGGGCCAGAAGTCGCCGCCCGGCTGCTGGGAGTCGGTGTTCACCGGGTCGGGAACGTGCCCGGTGTTGTCGAAGTTCTGCCCGGGCGCCCAGTCGCCGTTCTTCCAGGTGTCGAAGACGACGCGGTGCACGTCGGAGTTGGTGGTGATGGTGAACAGCCTGCCCTCGGCGAGCATCGCGTCCCACATGCCGCCGACGGTCGCCGTCATCCAGTCGAAGCCGCCGTACAGGACGTACGCGTTCTCCGGGTACCCGGCGAAGGAGTTCTCGGACGGCTTGTTGGTGTACTCGCCGCGCTGCTGGCCCGAGCCGACCCAGCCGGGGATGCCGCCGCCCTGGGCGCCGGGCGCGCCCTCCATGCCGATCATGATCTCGGGCGCCGCGTCCCGCCAGCTCCGCATCTCGTGCGGGGAGTCGATGCCCAGGCGCGTGGGGTGGTTGGCGATGACGAGCACATCGTCGACGTAACCGGTGCGGCGCTGCTCCGCGAGCCACTTGATGGCCTTGACCGCGTGGGCCTCGTTGCGGGCCGTGTCGGGGCTGGTCGGCGAGCCCGCCGTGTAGCCCAGCAGCTTGCCGTCGTAGGCGAGTTCGAACTTCGTGAGCAGATCCACCTCGTGCCGGCCGGGCGCCGCGAAGACCGTGGCGTGTTCGGCGCCCGGTATGTACCACTCCAGACCCTGGAAGATCAGCTGACGCGGGTTCGCGGCGCGCGCCTTCAGGATCTCCTGGTGCTCCAACTGGGCGCCGTAGTTGGCGTGCCCGAAGTTGGAGTGCTCGTTGAAGACCATCCAGTCCAGGCCGTACTTGGCGCTCGCCTGGGCGAGCTGGGAGAACGTGTACTTCGCGTCGTGGCTGTACACGGAGTGGACGTGGTGGTCGCCGACGAGATAGGCGAGGCGCGGGTCGTCGCCGCCGAGGCGCCGGGAGCCGGCCGTCGCGGGGGTGGCGAGCGAGCCCACCGCGAAGGCCGCCCCGAACAGGCCGGCGCT is a window of Streptomyces sp. NBC_00271 DNA encoding:
- a CDS encoding PHP domain-containing protein; translated protein: MSEQQLPAWADPSVSPAALDPQGVSRRGLLRSAGLFGAAFAVGSLATPATAGSRRLGGDDPRLAYLVGDHHVHSVYSHDAKYTFSQLAQASAKYGLDWMVFNEHSNFGHANYGAQLEHQEILKARAANPRQLIFQGLEWYIPGAEHATVFAAPGRHEVDLLTKFELAYDGKLLGYTAGSPTSPDTARNEAHAVKAIKWLAEQRRTGYVDDVLVIANHPTRLGIDSPHEMRSWRDAAPEIMIGMEGAPGAQGGGIPGWVGSGQQRGEYTNKPSENSFAGYPENAYVLYGGFDWMTATVGGMWDAMLAEGRLFTITTNSDVHRVVFDTWKNGDWAPGQNFDNTGHVPDPVNTDSQQPGGDFWPGQFSRTHVGVTRYGYRAVMAGLRAGRVWLDHGHLLDGLDVRVKRDCDHGPGVTMGGRIRVRKGEKLTLSVTVTTASRANPHGILPELAHVDVIRGAVRGPAADRDDWRAPDTKVVRTVDVSGRKGTYTLRIPLVAGDESFYVRLRGSDGNRNGTGYLGASIDPHGPIPHVPGNGDPWVDTWFYANPVFVDVVDGR
- a CDS encoding MaoC family dehydratase; this translates as MSITVNGLDELKKLAGGDLGTSEWIEVTQERINTFADATGDHQWIHVDPRKAAEGPFGAPIAHGYLTLSLFIPLFTGLLEVEGVSTKVNYGLNKVRFPAPVKVGSRIRLVARLASVEDVPGGVQIAVDGTIEIDGGGKPAAVLQSLSRFYA